In Quercus robur chromosome 10, dhQueRobu3.1, whole genome shotgun sequence, a genomic segment contains:
- the LOC126701809 gene encoding oxysterol-binding protein-related protein 1C-like isoform X5, which yields MFPRVSNAELMGPAVESKVISTEKLRQRLLDEGLSEATIQDSEDIMRSELLEMQKHLVILKQKQLLLIDALRHLETEKVDLENTLVDESQRQATEQGSSFRSKQDKYISEGSGSDSYDDIDRHEVEEETDDDVHAFFDTRDFLSSSSFKSIGSEFQKSPLDSDDEECLDSEDGVYSNLRSVGCPHVRRRKKLPEPVEKERGVSLWSIIKDNIGKDLTKVCLPVYFNEPLSSLQKCFEDLEYSYLLDQAYEWGKTGNSLMRILNVAAFAVSGYASTDGRTCKPFNPLLGETYEADYPDKGIRFISEKVSHHPMVLACHCEGRGWKFWGESNLKSKFWGRSIQLDPVGLLTLEFDDGEVFQWSKVTTSIYNLILGKLYCDHYGTMRIEGNCDYSCKLKFKEQSIIDRNPHQVQGIVQDKHGKTVATLIGKWDESMHYVIGDFSGKGKELDSLLETRPLLWKRSKPSKYPTRYNLTRFGITLNELTSGLKEKLPPTDSRLRPDQKCLENGEYEMANSEKLRLEQRQRQARKMQERGWKPRWFAKDKSSNTYCYIGGYWEAREKHNWEACPDIFGQLSNDQNVD from the exons ATGTTCCCACGGGTGTCTAATGCAGAGCTAATGGGGCCTGCGGTTGAGAGCAAGGTGATCTCCACGGAGAAGTTGAGGCAGCGTCTTTTGGACGAGGGGCTTAGTGAGGCCACCATCCAGGACAGTGAGGACATTATGAGGAGTGAGCTGTTGGAGATGCAAAAGCATCTTGTGATCCTCAAACAGAAGCAGTTGTTGCTCATTGATGCACTGCGTCACTTAGAG ACAGAAAAGGTTGACTTGGAGAACACACTTGTTGATGAAAGCCAAAGGCAAGCAACCGAGCAAGGATCTTCCTTTAGATCAAAGCAAGACAAATATATCAGCG AGGGAAGTGGAAGTGATTCTTATGATGATATTGACAGACATGAAGTAGAGGAAGAAACTGATGATGATGTCCATGCATTTTTTGATACTCGAGATTTTCTTTCATCAAGTTCTTTCAAAAGTATTGGATCTGAATTTCAGAAATCACCACTtgattctgatgatgaagagTGTCTTGACTCTGAAGATGGTGTCTATTCTAACCTGAGATCTGTTGGATGTCCTCATGTTAGGCGCCGTAAGAAATTGCCTGAACCagttgaaaaagagagaggggtCAGTCTTTGGtcaataatcaaagataatatTGGGAAGGATCTCACCAAAGTTTGTCTTCCAGTTTATTTTAATGAGCCCCTCTCTTCTCTACAGAAATGTTTTGAAGATCTTGAATACTCATACCTTCTAGATCAAGCTTATGAATGGGGTAAAACG GGTAATAGCCTTATGAGGATTCTGAATGTAGCAGCATTTGCGGTATCAGGGTATGCCTCTACAGATGGAAGAACTTGCAAGCCATTTAATCCACTATTGGGTGAGACGTATGAAGCAGATTATCCAGATAAAGGCATTCGTTTCATTTCTGAGAAG GTCAGTCATCACCCAATGGTTCTTGCATGCCATTGTGAGGGGCGTGGCTggaaattttggggagaaagcaatttaaaaagtaaattttgGGGTCGTTCAATTCAGCTTGATCCTGTTGGTCTGTTGACTTTGGAATTTGATGATGGAGAAGTTTTTCAGTGGAGCAAG GTAACAACATCCATTTACAACctcattttaggaaaattgtACTGCGACCACTACGGTACAATGCGTATAGAGGGGAATTGTGACTACTCATGTAAGCTAAAATTCAAGGAGCAGTCAATCATTGATAGAAACCCTCACCAg GTACAAGGTATTGTCCAAGATAAGCATGGTAAAACAGTGGCAACTTTGATTGGGAAATGGGACGAGAGCATGCACTATGTAATAGGTGATTTCTCTGGGAAAGGGAAAGAATTAGATTCATTGTTAGAGACCAGGCCTTTACTTTGGAAGCGGAGCAAGCCATCCAAATATCCAACCAGATATAATCTAACACGCTTTGGCATTACGCTAAATGAACTTACATCTGGACTTAAG GAGAAGTTACCGCCAACAGATTCAAGACTCAGACCTGATCAGAAGTGTTTAGAGAATGGGGAGTATGAAATGGCTAATTCAGAGAAGTTGCGGCTAGAACAGAGACAGCGGCAG GCACGGAAGATGCAAGAGAGAGGATGGAAGCCGAGGTGGTTTGCCAAGGACAAAAGTAGCAATACGTACTGTTATATTGGTGGTTACTGGGAAGCAAGGGAAAAGCATAACTGGGAAGCATGCCCTGACATCTTTGGCCAGCTCTCAAATGATCAAAATGTTGACTAA
- the LOC126701809 gene encoding oxysterol-binding protein-related protein 1C-like isoform X2 translates to MHPLYRVTQVPDRTSAAAAAITPQSFSDLLSMPPPPHPNTPSLRSLSTHSFRISPDHSRLIKRSNSSALERSTRQTAPMSSLRDMDVVINDIVGSGISGVLYKWVNYGRGWRPRWFVLQDGVLSYYKIHGPDKIAVNHETERGSMVIGEESFRRLSRNNRTQSRLRKPVGEIHLKVCSIRESKSDERRFSVYTGTKKRLHLRAESREDRASWLEALKAVKDMFPRVSNAELMGPAVESKVISTEKLRQRLLDEGLSEATIQDSEDIMRSELLEMQKHLVILKQKQLLLIDALRHLETEKVDLENTLVDESQRQATEQGSSFRSKQDKYISEGSGSDSYDDIDRHEVEEETDDDVHAFFDTRDFLSSSSFKSIGSEFQKSPLDSDDEECLDSEDGVYSNLRSVGCPHVRRRKKLPEPVEKERGKCFEDLEYSYLLDQAYEWGKTGNSLMRILNVAAFAVSGYASTDGRTCKPFNPLLGETYEADYPDKGIRFISEKVSHHPMVLACHCEGRGWKFWGESNLKSKFWGRSIQLDPVGLLTLEFDDGEVFQWSKVTTSIYNLILGKLYCDHYGTMRIEGNCDYSCKLKFKEQSIIDRNPHQVQGIVQDKHGKTVATLIGKWDESMHYVIGDFSGKGKELDSLLETRPLLWKRSKPSKYPTRYNLTRFGITLNELTSGLKEKLPPTDSRLRPDQKCLENGEYEMANSEKLRLEQRQRQARKMQERGWKPRWFAKDKSSNTYCYIGGYWEAREKHNWEACPDIFGQLSNDQNVD, encoded by the exons ATGCACCCACTCTATCGCGTAACGCAAGTACCGGATCGCAcctccgccgccgccgccgctatCACCCCTCAATCTTTCTCAGATTTACTAAGCATGCCACCGCCGCCGCATCCCAATACGCCGTCGCTTCGATCGCTCTCCACTCACAGCTTCCGCATCAGCCCCGATCACAGCCGCCTGATCAAGCGGTCGAACTCCTCGGCGCTCGAGCGGTCCACGCGGCAAACGGCGCCCATGTCGTCGCTGCGAGACATGGACGTTGTGATAAACGACATCGTAGGGAGTGGAATCTCTGGGGTTCTGTACAAGTGGGTGAACTATGGCCGTGGATGGAGGCCACGGTGGTTCGTGTTGCAAGACGGTGTTCTCTCTTACTATAAAATCCACGGTCCCGATAAGATCGCGGTTAATCACGAAACCGAGCGCGGATCAATGGTGATCGGCGAAGAGTCGTTCCGCCGTCTCTCTAGGAATAACCGCACCCAATCCCGCCTCCGTAAACCCGTCGGAGAAATAcacctcaag GTGTGTTCGATTAGGGAGAGTAAGTCGGACGAGAGGAGGTTTTCAGTATACACGGGGACAAAGAAGAGGCTGCATTTGAGGGCAGAGAGTAGGGAGGACAGGGCATCATGGTTGGAGGCGTTGAAGGCGGTTAAGGACATGTTCCCACGGGTGTCTAATGCAGAGCTAATGGGGCCTGCGGTTGAGAGCAAGGTGATCTCCACGGAGAAGTTGAGGCAGCGTCTTTTGGACGAGGGGCTTAGTGAGGCCACCATCCAGGACAGTGAGGACATTATGAGGAGTGAGCTGTTGGAGATGCAAAAGCATCTTGTGATCCTCAAACAGAAGCAGTTGTTGCTCATTGATGCACTGCGTCACTTAGAG ACAGAAAAGGTTGACTTGGAGAACACACTTGTTGATGAAAGCCAAAGGCAAGCAACCGAGCAAGGATCTTCCTTTAGATCAAAGCAAGACAAATATATCAGCG AGGGAAGTGGAAGTGATTCTTATGATGATATTGACAGACATGAAGTAGAGGAAGAAACTGATGATGATGTCCATGCATTTTTTGATACTCGAGATTTTCTTTCATCAAGTTCTTTCAAAAGTATTGGATCTGAATTTCAGAAATCACCACTtgattctgatgatgaagagTGTCTTGACTCTGAAGATGGTGTCTATTCTAACCTGAGATCTGTTGGATGTCCTCATGTTAGGCGCCGTAAGAAATTGCCTGAACCagttgaaaaagagagaggg AAATGTTTTGAAGATCTTGAATACTCATACCTTCTAGATCAAGCTTATGAATGGGGTAAAACG GGTAATAGCCTTATGAGGATTCTGAATGTAGCAGCATTTGCGGTATCAGGGTATGCCTCTACAGATGGAAGAACTTGCAAGCCATTTAATCCACTATTGGGTGAGACGTATGAAGCAGATTATCCAGATAAAGGCATTCGTTTCATTTCTGAGAAG GTCAGTCATCACCCAATGGTTCTTGCATGCCATTGTGAGGGGCGTGGCTggaaattttggggagaaagcaatttaaaaagtaaattttgGGGTCGTTCAATTCAGCTTGATCCTGTTGGTCTGTTGACTTTGGAATTTGATGATGGAGAAGTTTTTCAGTGGAGCAAG GTAACAACATCCATTTACAACctcattttaggaaaattgtACTGCGACCACTACGGTACAATGCGTATAGAGGGGAATTGTGACTACTCATGTAAGCTAAAATTCAAGGAGCAGTCAATCATTGATAGAAACCCTCACCAg GTACAAGGTATTGTCCAAGATAAGCATGGTAAAACAGTGGCAACTTTGATTGGGAAATGGGACGAGAGCATGCACTATGTAATAGGTGATTTCTCTGGGAAAGGGAAAGAATTAGATTCATTGTTAGAGACCAGGCCTTTACTTTGGAAGCGGAGCAAGCCATCCAAATATCCAACCAGATATAATCTAACACGCTTTGGCATTACGCTAAATGAACTTACATCTGGACTTAAG GAGAAGTTACCGCCAACAGATTCAAGACTCAGACCTGATCAGAAGTGTTTAGAGAATGGGGAGTATGAAATGGCTAATTCAGAGAAGTTGCGGCTAGAACAGAGACAGCGGCAG GCACGGAAGATGCAAGAGAGAGGATGGAAGCCGAGGTGGTTTGCCAAGGACAAAAGTAGCAATACGTACTGTTATATTGGTGGTTACTGGGAAGCAAGGGAAAAGCATAACTGGGAAGCATGCCCTGACATCTTTGGCCAGCTCTCAAATGATCAAAATGTTGACTAA
- the LOC126701809 gene encoding oxysterol-binding protein-related protein 1C-like isoform X1, translating into MHPLYRVTQVPDRTSAAAAAITPQSFSDLLSMPPPPHPNTPSLRSLSTHSFRISPDHSRLIKRSNSSALERSTRQTAPMSSLRDMDVVINDIVGSGISGVLYKWVNYGRGWRPRWFVLQDGVLSYYKIHGPDKIAVNHETERGSMVIGEESFRRLSRNNRTQSRLRKPVGEIHLKVCSIRESKSDERRFSVYTGTKKRLHLRAESREDRASWLEALKAVKDMFPRVSNAELMGPAVESKVISTEKLRQRLLDEGLSEATIQDSEDIMRSELLEMQKHLVILKQKQLLLIDALRHLETEKVDLENTLVDESQRQATEQGSSFRSKQDKYISEGSGSDSYDDIDRHEVEEETDDDVHAFFDTRDFLSSSSFKSIGSEFQKSPLDSDDEECLDSEDGVYSNLRSVGCPHVRRRKKLPEPVEKERGVSLWSIIKDNIGKDLTKVCLPVYFNEPLSSLQKCFEDLEYSYLLDQAYEWGKTGNSLMRILNVAAFAVSGYASTDGRTCKPFNPLLGETYEADYPDKGIRFISEKVSHHPMVLACHCEGRGWKFWGESNLKSKFWGRSIQLDPVGLLTLEFDDGEVFQWSKVTTSIYNLILGKLYCDHYGTMRIEGNCDYSCKLKFKEQSIIDRNPHQVQGIVQDKHGKTVATLIGKWDESMHYVIGDFSGKGKELDSLLETRPLLWKRSKPSKYPTRYNLTRFGITLNELTSGLKEKLPPTDSRLRPDQKCLENGEYEMANSEKLRLEQRQRQARKMQERGWKPRWFAKDKSSNTYCYIGGYWEAREKHNWEACPDIFGQLSNDQNVD; encoded by the exons ATGCACCCACTCTATCGCGTAACGCAAGTACCGGATCGCAcctccgccgccgccgccgctatCACCCCTCAATCTTTCTCAGATTTACTAAGCATGCCACCGCCGCCGCATCCCAATACGCCGTCGCTTCGATCGCTCTCCACTCACAGCTTCCGCATCAGCCCCGATCACAGCCGCCTGATCAAGCGGTCGAACTCCTCGGCGCTCGAGCGGTCCACGCGGCAAACGGCGCCCATGTCGTCGCTGCGAGACATGGACGTTGTGATAAACGACATCGTAGGGAGTGGAATCTCTGGGGTTCTGTACAAGTGGGTGAACTATGGCCGTGGATGGAGGCCACGGTGGTTCGTGTTGCAAGACGGTGTTCTCTCTTACTATAAAATCCACGGTCCCGATAAGATCGCGGTTAATCACGAAACCGAGCGCGGATCAATGGTGATCGGCGAAGAGTCGTTCCGCCGTCTCTCTAGGAATAACCGCACCCAATCCCGCCTCCGTAAACCCGTCGGAGAAATAcacctcaag GTGTGTTCGATTAGGGAGAGTAAGTCGGACGAGAGGAGGTTTTCAGTATACACGGGGACAAAGAAGAGGCTGCATTTGAGGGCAGAGAGTAGGGAGGACAGGGCATCATGGTTGGAGGCGTTGAAGGCGGTTAAGGACATGTTCCCACGGGTGTCTAATGCAGAGCTAATGGGGCCTGCGGTTGAGAGCAAGGTGATCTCCACGGAGAAGTTGAGGCAGCGTCTTTTGGACGAGGGGCTTAGTGAGGCCACCATCCAGGACAGTGAGGACATTATGAGGAGTGAGCTGTTGGAGATGCAAAAGCATCTTGTGATCCTCAAACAGAAGCAGTTGTTGCTCATTGATGCACTGCGTCACTTAGAG ACAGAAAAGGTTGACTTGGAGAACACACTTGTTGATGAAAGCCAAAGGCAAGCAACCGAGCAAGGATCTTCCTTTAGATCAAAGCAAGACAAATATATCAGCG AGGGAAGTGGAAGTGATTCTTATGATGATATTGACAGACATGAAGTAGAGGAAGAAACTGATGATGATGTCCATGCATTTTTTGATACTCGAGATTTTCTTTCATCAAGTTCTTTCAAAAGTATTGGATCTGAATTTCAGAAATCACCACTtgattctgatgatgaagagTGTCTTGACTCTGAAGATGGTGTCTATTCTAACCTGAGATCTGTTGGATGTCCTCATGTTAGGCGCCGTAAGAAATTGCCTGAACCagttgaaaaagagagaggggtCAGTCTTTGGtcaataatcaaagataatatTGGGAAGGATCTCACCAAAGTTTGTCTTCCAGTTTATTTTAATGAGCCCCTCTCTTCTCTACAGAAATGTTTTGAAGATCTTGAATACTCATACCTTCTAGATCAAGCTTATGAATGGGGTAAAACG GGTAATAGCCTTATGAGGATTCTGAATGTAGCAGCATTTGCGGTATCAGGGTATGCCTCTACAGATGGAAGAACTTGCAAGCCATTTAATCCACTATTGGGTGAGACGTATGAAGCAGATTATCCAGATAAAGGCATTCGTTTCATTTCTGAGAAG GTCAGTCATCACCCAATGGTTCTTGCATGCCATTGTGAGGGGCGTGGCTggaaattttggggagaaagcaatttaaaaagtaaattttgGGGTCGTTCAATTCAGCTTGATCCTGTTGGTCTGTTGACTTTGGAATTTGATGATGGAGAAGTTTTTCAGTGGAGCAAG GTAACAACATCCATTTACAACctcattttaggaaaattgtACTGCGACCACTACGGTACAATGCGTATAGAGGGGAATTGTGACTACTCATGTAAGCTAAAATTCAAGGAGCAGTCAATCATTGATAGAAACCCTCACCAg GTACAAGGTATTGTCCAAGATAAGCATGGTAAAACAGTGGCAACTTTGATTGGGAAATGGGACGAGAGCATGCACTATGTAATAGGTGATTTCTCTGGGAAAGGGAAAGAATTAGATTCATTGTTAGAGACCAGGCCTTTACTTTGGAAGCGGAGCAAGCCATCCAAATATCCAACCAGATATAATCTAACACGCTTTGGCATTACGCTAAATGAACTTACATCTGGACTTAAG GAGAAGTTACCGCCAACAGATTCAAGACTCAGACCTGATCAGAAGTGTTTAGAGAATGGGGAGTATGAAATGGCTAATTCAGAGAAGTTGCGGCTAGAACAGAGACAGCGGCAG GCACGGAAGATGCAAGAGAGAGGATGGAAGCCGAGGTGGTTTGCCAAGGACAAAAGTAGCAATACGTACTGTTATATTGGTGGTTACTGGGAAGCAAGGGAAAAGCATAACTGGGAAGCATGCCCTGACATCTTTGGCCAGCTCTCAAATGATCAAAATGTTGACTAA
- the LOC126701809 gene encoding oxysterol-binding protein-related protein 1C-like isoform X3, whose protein sequence is MHPLYRVTQVPDRTSAAAAAITPQSFSDLLSMPPPPHPNTPSLRSLSTHSFRISPDHSRLIKRSNSSALERSTRQTAPMSSLRDMDVVINDIVGSGISGVLYKWVNYGRGWRPRWFVLQDGVLSYYKIHGPDKIAVNHETERGSMVIGEESFRRLSRNNRTQSRLRKPVGEIHLKVCSIRESKSDERRFSVYTGTKKRLHLRAESREDRASWLEALKAVKDMFPRVSNAELMGPAVESKVISTEKLRQRLLDEGLSEATIQDSEDIMRSELLEMQKHLVILKQKQLLLIDALRHLETEKVDLENTLVDESQRQATEQGSSFRSKQDKYISEGSGSDSYDDIDRHEVEEETDDDVHAFFDTRDFLSSSSFKSIGSEFQKSPLDSDDEECLDSEDGVYSNLRSVGCPHVRRRKKLPEPVEKERGVSLWSIIKDNIGKDLTKVCLPVYFNEPLSSLQKCFEDLEYSYLLDQAYEWGKTGNSLMRILNVAAFAVSGYASTDGRTCKPFNPLLGETYEADYPDKGIRFISEKVSHHPMVLACHCEGRGWKFWGESNLKSKFWGRSIQLDPVGLLTLEFDDGEVFQWSKVTTSIYNLILGKLYCDHYGTMRIEGNCDYSCKLKFKEQSIIDRNPHQVQGIVQDKHGKTVATLIGKWDESMHYVIGDFSGKGKELDSLLETRPLLWKRSKPSKYPTRYNLTRFGITLNELTSGLK, encoded by the exons ATGCACCCACTCTATCGCGTAACGCAAGTACCGGATCGCAcctccgccgccgccgccgctatCACCCCTCAATCTTTCTCAGATTTACTAAGCATGCCACCGCCGCCGCATCCCAATACGCCGTCGCTTCGATCGCTCTCCACTCACAGCTTCCGCATCAGCCCCGATCACAGCCGCCTGATCAAGCGGTCGAACTCCTCGGCGCTCGAGCGGTCCACGCGGCAAACGGCGCCCATGTCGTCGCTGCGAGACATGGACGTTGTGATAAACGACATCGTAGGGAGTGGAATCTCTGGGGTTCTGTACAAGTGGGTGAACTATGGCCGTGGATGGAGGCCACGGTGGTTCGTGTTGCAAGACGGTGTTCTCTCTTACTATAAAATCCACGGTCCCGATAAGATCGCGGTTAATCACGAAACCGAGCGCGGATCAATGGTGATCGGCGAAGAGTCGTTCCGCCGTCTCTCTAGGAATAACCGCACCCAATCCCGCCTCCGTAAACCCGTCGGAGAAATAcacctcaag GTGTGTTCGATTAGGGAGAGTAAGTCGGACGAGAGGAGGTTTTCAGTATACACGGGGACAAAGAAGAGGCTGCATTTGAGGGCAGAGAGTAGGGAGGACAGGGCATCATGGTTGGAGGCGTTGAAGGCGGTTAAGGACATGTTCCCACGGGTGTCTAATGCAGAGCTAATGGGGCCTGCGGTTGAGAGCAAGGTGATCTCCACGGAGAAGTTGAGGCAGCGTCTTTTGGACGAGGGGCTTAGTGAGGCCACCATCCAGGACAGTGAGGACATTATGAGGAGTGAGCTGTTGGAGATGCAAAAGCATCTTGTGATCCTCAAACAGAAGCAGTTGTTGCTCATTGATGCACTGCGTCACTTAGAG ACAGAAAAGGTTGACTTGGAGAACACACTTGTTGATGAAAGCCAAAGGCAAGCAACCGAGCAAGGATCTTCCTTTAGATCAAAGCAAGACAAATATATCAGCG AGGGAAGTGGAAGTGATTCTTATGATGATATTGACAGACATGAAGTAGAGGAAGAAACTGATGATGATGTCCATGCATTTTTTGATACTCGAGATTTTCTTTCATCAAGTTCTTTCAAAAGTATTGGATCTGAATTTCAGAAATCACCACTtgattctgatgatgaagagTGTCTTGACTCTGAAGATGGTGTCTATTCTAACCTGAGATCTGTTGGATGTCCTCATGTTAGGCGCCGTAAGAAATTGCCTGAACCagttgaaaaagagagaggggtCAGTCTTTGGtcaataatcaaagataatatTGGGAAGGATCTCACCAAAGTTTGTCTTCCAGTTTATTTTAATGAGCCCCTCTCTTCTCTACAGAAATGTTTTGAAGATCTTGAATACTCATACCTTCTAGATCAAGCTTATGAATGGGGTAAAACG GGTAATAGCCTTATGAGGATTCTGAATGTAGCAGCATTTGCGGTATCAGGGTATGCCTCTACAGATGGAAGAACTTGCAAGCCATTTAATCCACTATTGGGTGAGACGTATGAAGCAGATTATCCAGATAAAGGCATTCGTTTCATTTCTGAGAAG GTCAGTCATCACCCAATGGTTCTTGCATGCCATTGTGAGGGGCGTGGCTggaaattttggggagaaagcaatttaaaaagtaaattttgGGGTCGTTCAATTCAGCTTGATCCTGTTGGTCTGTTGACTTTGGAATTTGATGATGGAGAAGTTTTTCAGTGGAGCAAG GTAACAACATCCATTTACAACctcattttaggaaaattgtACTGCGACCACTACGGTACAATGCGTATAGAGGGGAATTGTGACTACTCATGTAAGCTAAAATTCAAGGAGCAGTCAATCATTGATAGAAACCCTCACCAg GTACAAGGTATTGTCCAAGATAAGCATGGTAAAACAGTGGCAACTTTGATTGGGAAATGGGACGAGAGCATGCACTATGTAATAGGTGATTTCTCTGGGAAAGGGAAAGAATTAGATTCATTGTTAGAGACCAGGCCTTTACTTTGGAAGCGGAGCAAGCCATCCAAATATCCAACCAGATATAATCTAACACGCTTTGGCATTACGCTAAATGAACTTACATCTGGACTTAAG TGA
- the LOC126701809 gene encoding oxysterol-binding protein-related protein 1C-like isoform X4, whose translation MHPLYRVTQVPDRTSAAAAAITPQSFSDLLSMPPPPHPNTPSLRSLSTHSFRISPDHSRLIKRSNSSALERSTRQTAPMSSLRDMDVVINDIVGSGISGVLYKWVNYGRGWRPRWFVLQDGVLSYYKIHGPDKIAVNHETERGSMVIGEESFRRLSRNNRTQSRLRKPVGEIHLKVCSIRESKSDERRFSVYTGTKKRLHLRAESREDRASWLEALKAVKDMFPRVSNAELMGPAVESKVISTEKLRQRLLDEGLSEATIQDSEDIMRSELLEMQKHLVILKQKQLLLIDALRHLETEKVDLENTLVDESQRQATEQGSSFRSKQDKYISEGSGSDSYDDIDRHEVEEETDDDVHAFFDTRDFLSSSSFKSIGSEFQKSPLDSDDEECLDSEDGVYSNLRSVGCPHVRRRKKLPEPVEKERGVSLWSIIKDNIGKDLTKVCLPVYFNEPLSSLQKCFEDLEYSYLLDQAYEWGKTGNSLMRILNVAAFAVSGYASTDGRTCKPFNPLLGETYEADYPDKGIRFISEKVSHHPMVLACHCEGRGWKFWGESNLKSKFWGRSIQLDPVGLLTLEFDDGEVFQWSKVTTSIYNLILGKLYCDHYGTMRIEGNCDYSCKLKFKEQSIIDRNPHQLHCRYKVLSKISMVKQWQL comes from the exons ATGCACCCACTCTATCGCGTAACGCAAGTACCGGATCGCAcctccgccgccgccgccgctatCACCCCTCAATCTTTCTCAGATTTACTAAGCATGCCACCGCCGCCGCATCCCAATACGCCGTCGCTTCGATCGCTCTCCACTCACAGCTTCCGCATCAGCCCCGATCACAGCCGCCTGATCAAGCGGTCGAACTCCTCGGCGCTCGAGCGGTCCACGCGGCAAACGGCGCCCATGTCGTCGCTGCGAGACATGGACGTTGTGATAAACGACATCGTAGGGAGTGGAATCTCTGGGGTTCTGTACAAGTGGGTGAACTATGGCCGTGGATGGAGGCCACGGTGGTTCGTGTTGCAAGACGGTGTTCTCTCTTACTATAAAATCCACGGTCCCGATAAGATCGCGGTTAATCACGAAACCGAGCGCGGATCAATGGTGATCGGCGAAGAGTCGTTCCGCCGTCTCTCTAGGAATAACCGCACCCAATCCCGCCTCCGTAAACCCGTCGGAGAAATAcacctcaag GTGTGTTCGATTAGGGAGAGTAAGTCGGACGAGAGGAGGTTTTCAGTATACACGGGGACAAAGAAGAGGCTGCATTTGAGGGCAGAGAGTAGGGAGGACAGGGCATCATGGTTGGAGGCGTTGAAGGCGGTTAAGGACATGTTCCCACGGGTGTCTAATGCAGAGCTAATGGGGCCTGCGGTTGAGAGCAAGGTGATCTCCACGGAGAAGTTGAGGCAGCGTCTTTTGGACGAGGGGCTTAGTGAGGCCACCATCCAGGACAGTGAGGACATTATGAGGAGTGAGCTGTTGGAGATGCAAAAGCATCTTGTGATCCTCAAACAGAAGCAGTTGTTGCTCATTGATGCACTGCGTCACTTAGAG ACAGAAAAGGTTGACTTGGAGAACACACTTGTTGATGAAAGCCAAAGGCAAGCAACCGAGCAAGGATCTTCCTTTAGATCAAAGCAAGACAAATATATCAGCG AGGGAAGTGGAAGTGATTCTTATGATGATATTGACAGACATGAAGTAGAGGAAGAAACTGATGATGATGTCCATGCATTTTTTGATACTCGAGATTTTCTTTCATCAAGTTCTTTCAAAAGTATTGGATCTGAATTTCAGAAATCACCACTtgattctgatgatgaagagTGTCTTGACTCTGAAGATGGTGTCTATTCTAACCTGAGATCTGTTGGATGTCCTCATGTTAGGCGCCGTAAGAAATTGCCTGAACCagttgaaaaagagagaggggtCAGTCTTTGGtcaataatcaaagataatatTGGGAAGGATCTCACCAAAGTTTGTCTTCCAGTTTATTTTAATGAGCCCCTCTCTTCTCTACAGAAATGTTTTGAAGATCTTGAATACTCATACCTTCTAGATCAAGCTTATGAATGGGGTAAAACG GGTAATAGCCTTATGAGGATTCTGAATGTAGCAGCATTTGCGGTATCAGGGTATGCCTCTACAGATGGAAGAACTTGCAAGCCATTTAATCCACTATTGGGTGAGACGTATGAAGCAGATTATCCAGATAAAGGCATTCGTTTCATTTCTGAGAAG GTCAGTCATCACCCAATGGTTCTTGCATGCCATTGTGAGGGGCGTGGCTggaaattttggggagaaagcaatttaaaaagtaaattttgGGGTCGTTCAATTCAGCTTGATCCTGTTGGTCTGTTGACTTTGGAATTTGATGATGGAGAAGTTTTTCAGTGGAGCAAG GTAACAACATCCATTTACAACctcattttaggaaaattgtACTGCGACCACTACGGTACAATGCGTATAGAGGGGAATTGTGACTACTCATGTAAGCTAAAATTCAAGGAGCAGTCAATCATTGATAGAAACCCTCACCAg TTGCATTGCAGGTACAAGGTATTGTCCAAGATAAGCATGGTAAAACAGTGGCAACTTTGA